In Burkholderia savannae, one genomic interval encodes:
- a CDS encoding M3 family metallopeptidase, translating to MSVSANANPLLDFSGLPRFGEIRPEHATPALDTLLANANDAVERAARPDTPATWAAVVEIIEHATEPLGRAWGVVGHLNAVADTPELRAVYGENLPRVTEFWSSVGQNLALYEKYKAIAASAEYPTLSVERKKILDNALRDFRLSGAELPEDQKPRFAELQEQQAALSKSFSDHVLDATNGYAYFAQGEDELAGLPADAIAAAREAAQKEEKAGWKFTLHFPSYFPVLQYARNRAMREAMYRAYVTRASELGPQYGDGKADWDNTTIVADQLALRREEAQMLGYHDFAEVSLAPKMAESPQQVIAFLEDLAKRARPFAEKDWDELRAFASSELGLAALEPWDVAYAAEKLREQRYAFSENEVKQYFPEPAVLKGLFTVAETLFGVKIARDEAPVWHEDVRFFRVENRDGSLVAQFYLDLYAREGKRGGAWMDDARSRAKRGDGSVQTPVAYLTCNFSAPIGGKPACFTHDEVITLFHEFGHGLHHMLTRVDEIGVSGINGVEWDAVELPSQFMENFCWEWDVLSSMSSHVDTGEPLPRALFDKMLAAKNFQSGLGTLRQIVFSMFDMLLHVDFDPTADNASVNDFAREINERFHVIPQAPFSRWPNTFSHIFAGGYAAGYYSYKWAEVLSADAYAAFEEAAGSAGSVLDATTGARYRREILEVGGSRAAMDSFKAFRGREPNIDALLRHSGMADAAPARA from the coding sequence ATGTCCGTCAGCGCAAACGCCAACCCGCTTCTCGATTTCTCAGGCCTCCCCCGCTTCGGCGAAATTCGCCCCGAGCACGCGACGCCCGCGCTCGACACGCTGCTCGCGAACGCGAACGACGCCGTCGAGCGCGCCGCGCGGCCCGACACGCCCGCGACCTGGGCGGCCGTCGTCGAGATCATCGAGCATGCGACCGAGCCGCTCGGCCGCGCGTGGGGTGTCGTCGGCCACCTGAACGCGGTCGCCGACACGCCCGAGCTGCGCGCCGTCTACGGCGAGAACCTGCCGCGCGTGACCGAATTCTGGTCGAGCGTCGGCCAGAATCTCGCGCTCTACGAGAAGTACAAGGCGATCGCCGCGAGCGCCGAATATCCGACGCTGTCCGTCGAGCGCAAGAAGATCCTCGACAACGCGCTGCGCGACTTCCGCCTGTCGGGCGCCGAACTGCCCGAGGACCAGAAGCCGCGCTTCGCGGAGCTGCAGGAGCAGCAGGCGGCGCTGTCGAAATCGTTCTCCGATCACGTGCTCGACGCGACGAACGGCTACGCATACTTCGCGCAGGGCGAAGACGAGCTCGCCGGCCTGCCCGCCGATGCGATCGCAGCCGCACGCGAGGCCGCGCAGAAGGAAGAGAAGGCCGGCTGGAAATTCACGCTGCACTTCCCATCGTATTTCCCGGTGCTGCAATACGCTCGGAACCGCGCGATGCGCGAGGCGATGTACCGCGCCTACGTGACGCGCGCGTCCGAGCTCGGCCCGCAATACGGCGACGGCAAGGCCGACTGGGACAACACGACGATCGTCGCCGACCAGCTCGCGCTGCGCCGCGAGGAAGCGCAGATGCTCGGCTATCACGACTTCGCCGAGGTGTCGCTCGCGCCGAAGATGGCGGAATCGCCGCAACAGGTGATCGCGTTCCTCGAGGATCTCGCGAAGCGCGCGCGCCCGTTCGCCGAGAAGGACTGGGACGAGCTGCGCGCGTTCGCGTCGAGCGAGCTCGGCCTCGCGGCGCTCGAGCCGTGGGACGTCGCGTACGCGGCCGAGAAGCTGCGCGAGCAGCGCTACGCGTTCTCCGAGAACGAGGTGAAGCAGTATTTCCCCGAGCCCGCGGTGCTGAAGGGCCTCTTCACCGTCGCCGAGACGCTGTTCGGCGTGAAGATCGCGCGCGACGAAGCGCCCGTCTGGCATGAGGACGTGCGCTTTTTCCGCGTCGAGAATCGCGACGGCTCGCTCGTCGCGCAGTTCTATCTCGACCTCTACGCGCGCGAAGGCAAGCGCGGCGGCGCGTGGATGGACGACGCGCGCTCGCGCGCGAAGCGCGGCGACGGCAGCGTGCAGACGCCCGTCGCCTATCTGACGTGCAACTTTTCGGCGCCGATCGGCGGCAAGCCCGCGTGCTTCACGCACGACGAAGTGATCACGCTGTTCCACGAGTTCGGCCACGGGCTGCATCACATGCTCACGCGCGTCGACGAGATCGGCGTATCGGGCATCAACGGCGTCGAATGGGATGCGGTCGAGCTGCCGTCGCAGTTCATGGAGAACTTCTGCTGGGAGTGGGACGTGCTGTCGTCGATGTCGTCGCACGTCGACACCGGCGAGCCGCTGCCGCGCGCGCTGTTCGACAAGATGCTCGCCGCGAAGAACTTCCAGAGCGGCCTCGGCACGCTGCGCCAGATCGTGTTCTCGATGTTCGACATGCTGCTGCACGTCGACTTCGATCCCACGGCGGACAACGCGAGCGTCAACGATTTCGCGCGCGAGATCAACGAGCGCTTCCACGTGATCCCGCAAGCGCCGTTCTCGCGCTGGCCGAACACGTTCAGCCACATCTTCGCGGGCGGCTATGCGGCCGGCTACTACAGCTACAAGTGGGCCGAAGTGCTGTCCGCCGACGCGTATGCGGCGTTCGAGGAAGCGGCCGGCTCGGCGGGCAGCGTGCTCGACGCGACGACGGGCGCGCGCTACCGGCGCGAGATCCTCGAAGTCGGCGGCAGCCGCGCGGCGATGGATTCGTTCAAGGCGTTCCGCGGCCGCGAGCCGAACATCGACGCGCTGCTGCGCCACAGCGGCATGGCGGACGCCGCGCCGGCGCGCGCGTAA
- the folD gene encoding bifunctional methylenetetrahydrofolate dehydrogenase/methenyltetrahydrofolate cyclohydrolase FolD — MTATLIDGNALSKTLRAQAAERAAALAARGHRPGLAVILVGDSPASEVYVRNKIKACEDNGFFSLKDRYPATLSEPELLARIDELNRDPKIHGILVQLPLPAHIDSHKVIEAIAPEKDVDGFHVANAGALMTGKPLFRPCTPYGVMKMFDAYKIPLQGANAVVIGRSNIVGKPMALLLLEAGATVTICHSKTRDLAAHTRAADVVVAAVGKRNVLTADMVKPGATVIDVGMNRNDEGKLCGDVDFAGVLQVAGHITPVPGGVGPMTITMLLINTIEAAERAAAAA; from the coding sequence ATGACAGCCACCCTGATCGACGGCAACGCCCTTTCGAAGACCCTGCGCGCGCAAGCGGCCGAGCGCGCCGCCGCGCTCGCCGCACGCGGCCACCGGCCGGGCCTCGCGGTGATCCTCGTCGGCGACAGCCCGGCGAGCGAAGTCTACGTGCGCAACAAGATCAAGGCGTGCGAGGACAACGGCTTCTTCTCGCTGAAGGACCGCTATCCTGCGACGCTCTCCGAGCCCGAACTCCTCGCGCGCATCGACGAGCTGAACCGCGATCCGAAGATCCACGGCATTCTCGTGCAATTGCCGCTGCCCGCGCACATCGACAGCCACAAGGTGATCGAGGCGATCGCGCCCGAGAAGGACGTCGACGGCTTCCACGTCGCGAACGCGGGCGCGCTGATGACGGGCAAGCCGCTCTTCCGCCCGTGCACGCCGTACGGCGTGATGAAGATGTTCGACGCGTACAAGATCCCGCTGCAAGGCGCGAACGCGGTCGTGATCGGCCGCTCGAACATCGTCGGCAAGCCGATGGCGCTGCTGCTGCTCGAAGCGGGCGCGACCGTCACGATCTGCCACAGCAAGACGCGCGACCTCGCCGCGCATACGCGCGCGGCGGACGTCGTCGTCGCGGCGGTCGGCAAGCGCAACGTGCTGACGGCCGACATGGTGAAGCCGGGCGCGACCGTGATCGACGTCGGGATGAACCGCAACGACGAAGGCAAGCTGTGCGGCGACGTCGACTTCGCGGGCGTCTTGCAAGTCGCGGGCCACATCACGCCCGTGCCGGGCGGTGTCGGCCCGATGACGATCACGATGCTGCTCATCAATACGATCGAAGCCGCCGAGCGCGCCGCCGCGGCGGCCTGA
- the fixJ gene encoding oxygen response regulator transcription factor FixJ, whose protein sequence is MNSPVTTSQETVFVVDDDEAVRDSLRWLLEANGYRVQCFSSAEQFLDAYQPAQQAGQIACLILDVRMSGMSGLELQERLIAENAALPIIFVTGHGDVPMAVSTMKKGAMDFIEKPFDEAELRKLVERMLDKARSEIKSVQEQRAASERLSKLTAREQQVLERIIAGRLNKQIADDLGISIKTVEAHRANIMEKLNVNTVADLLRLALSKKQA, encoded by the coding sequence ATGAATAGCCCTGTCACCACCTCTCAGGAAACCGTCTTTGTCGTCGACGACGACGAGGCCGTGCGCGATTCGCTGCGCTGGCTGCTGGAGGCAAACGGCTATCGCGTGCAATGCTTCTCGAGCGCCGAGCAGTTCCTCGATGCCTACCAGCCCGCGCAGCAGGCGGGACAGATCGCGTGCCTGATCCTCGACGTGCGGATGTCCGGGATGAGCGGCCTCGAGTTGCAGGAACGTCTGATCGCCGAGAACGCGGCGCTCCCCATCATCTTCGTGACCGGCCACGGCGACGTGCCGATGGCCGTGTCGACGATGAAGAAAGGCGCGATGGATTTCATCGAAAAGCCGTTCGACGAAGCCGAGCTGCGCAAGCTCGTCGAGCGCATGCTCGACAAGGCGAGAAGCGAAATCAAGAGCGTCCAGGAGCAGCGCGCGGCGAGCGAGCGCCTGTCGAAGCTGACCGCGCGCGAACAGCAGGTGCTCGAGCGGATCATCGCCGGCCGCCTGAACAAGCAGATCGCCGACGATCTCGGCATCAGCATCAAGACGGTCGAGGCGCACCGCGCGAACATCATGGAAAAGCTCAACGTCAACACGGTCGCCGATCTGCTGCGGCTCGCGCTGTCGAAGAAGCAGGCGTAA